CCTAATTCCAGCTTCTAGTAGATGCTCTCAGCTATAATTCACCCAAGGTTGCATTCAGTCTTCAATCTGATCTTTTCTCTCACAAAACCCCATTCCTGCATTATTACACATTTTTTTATCAACAAatcaaaagaagatggatttcctctgctgccttttcGATGGTGACCGCGCGCCGTCCGACTCATTTCATCGCACTTACAGCGTCATCACGGAGAAGCCAGCACTTCATCCTCCTATCCACTACACCATCGAAGAAACCGCTGAGACCGTCATCGAAATCCTTCTTGGTGCAGACAAGCCAGGAGCTCTCCTTTCAGAGCAACTCGATGACGCCGTATCGGTCAACGGATGGTCCGAATCGTTGGCACAAAACATCCTGAAGAAGTTGGAGGACGTGCTAAGAGACGGGCGTGAGAAAATGGGTCCAGCTATGGCTGAAGCATATGAACAGGCTTGTATGGCTGCGGAGATTACATTCTCAGATTTGTTTGAATACGTAAAAGAGCACCCCATCGAGATCGCAGCGTCTGTGCTGCTTTCCGTTGTTGCGTTCGGCGTGCTTGTGAGATTGATGCCAATGGTCCTAGAACTTCTAGGATTCGGTGAATTGGGCCCAGTCACTGGTGAGTTCCATGAATTATTTAAGTGAGCGTGATTATAACCTATTTTGCTCGTAATAGGCACCTTTGCTTCTTGGTGGCAATCCAAATATGGCGGATACGTCCCTAAGgaatctcttttctctttcttccaaaGGCTGGCTATGAAATGGGTAAAGGCTAACCGAGACGATTCCAACATAGATTGTCCCTGGTTATGAGTATAGAACATAGGGGGGATATATGTGTTGCCTAACATTGGGCGTGCTGCAAAACTCGAAAAGTCATCTATTTCCATCTGAACATAGGACATTTGATCAGTGTCTAGCATCGCCATATGGGTCAAACATTGGgttgtttttctcttgtaCCTCTACATCCTAATTCTAGCAAGCGTCCAAATGTGTAATATACACTGTTAACTGTTACTCCGTACGGAAATTGAAGATGAATGAACCATGAAAACAGTGCCCACACACACGTAGCGAAGGGATTTAAATATCTACCCTCGC
The Trichoderma asperellum chromosome 7, complete sequence DNA segment above includes these coding regions:
- a CDS encoding uncharacterized protein (TransMembrane:1 (o129-147i)~EggNog:ENOG41) yields the protein MDFLCCLFDGDRAPSDSFHRTYSVITEKPALHPPIHYTIEETAETVIEILLGADKPGALLSEQLDDAVSVNGWSESLAQNILKKLEDVLRDGREKMGPAMAEAYEQACMAAEITFSDLFEYVKEHPIEIAASVLLSVVAFGVLVRLMPMVLELLGFGELGPVTGTFASWWQSKYGGYVPKESLFSFFQRLAMKWVKANRDDSNIDCPWL